In the Staphylococcus condimenti genome, one interval contains:
- a CDS encoding phosphatase PAP2 family protein gives MSAIHRKYIASTLIILIALMVLVKSNLILFIDEPVYRLVRLLHNIPFANTFLSCYSDIFSPWHMVGVMVVILTILLFKDRRLAYITAIWATSTLLLGIGLKYFIHRPRPVDYISGYSFPSLHTLTIAIAGVVFLMLFRRFYWHILVYLMVFIMMISRIYLHAHYFSDTVASIVFEVLCLQVTHHYLAKYNLDIPFTTYLSHPRQKRPDV, from the coding sequence ATGTCAGCAATCCACAGAAAATATATTGCCTCTACTTTAATCATATTAATCGCTTTAATGGTGCTCGTGAAATCGAACCTGATTCTTTTCATAGATGAGCCGGTATATCGCTTAGTGAGATTGCTCCATAACATCCCATTTGCCAATACTTTTTTGTCTTGTTACTCAGATATTTTTTCACCCTGGCATATGGTTGGTGTAATGGTTGTTATTTTAACAATTCTCTTATTCAAAGATCGTCGTCTCGCTTATATTACAGCTATTTGGGCAACTTCTACCCTATTGCTCGGAATTGGTTTGAAATATTTCATTCACCGTCCAAGACCAGTAGATTATATTTCAGGATATAGTTTTCCTAGTCTTCATACATTAACAATAGCTATAGCTGGTGTTGTCTTTTTAATGTTGTTTCGACGATTTTATTGGCATATTCTTGTTTATTTGATGGTCTTTATCATGATGATTTCACGCATCTATTTACATGCACATTATTTTTCAGATACTGTCGCCAGCATTGTATTTGAAGTACTTTGTTTACAAGTAACACACCATTATTTAGCAAAATATAATTTAGACATTCCTTTTACAACTTACTTAAGTCATCCACGACAGAAACGACCGGATGTTTAA